In a single window of the Hippocampus zosterae strain Florida chromosome 6, ASM2543408v3, whole genome shotgun sequence genome:
- the cfap251 gene encoding cilia- and flagella-associated protein 251 isoform X1, which yields MTRNVVILCVAAGTHFNSQGDKYTFLIELIVIDVLINSQFLLFLESIDTSLSGKMSESDIDKLRRSRESLVYTATRETLFAQETTHSKTHALSLDWVSGVNSSLPVYILQDHSQLVFLYAGAHVAIIYNHTTNSQHILQGHCSPISCMCVSEDRRWIGTADQNKKSTVILWDSYSGIPVHTLFDCHPKGGVIAIGFSADAKQLVTLGNEKAQCVCIWDWTNDCHEPLWLTELRPEYGYQNYIIFNPNNSTQLLSSSESQVLFYSTAQGTLQHVPLKIIKLGDAATLELNASLFPNSTPEYCEIHKLAGGPLSPSVFHWREFRILTPSRAGVIMVWDLTQDLDSNQRLSRDHVKIISLQEHPITVLAVVDNCIVTGDTRGHVNFYDENMLLLTWFTQMNLDRIVSISFSKEFEREYLEDGTLDTKPVLGRNFVVSSSTSAVVHVNMERSTWRVLLQENCDPLHAVACNPKQPTVVMGNCSGILKVWDYRQKRIVCRTVLEKEKEIRCVTIDPQGRYLAVGFASGAVHFLDANTLQSDPKECFDYPPDSISHMSFSHDSRYLATADVGKAVTLFRMQQPQWIYLGRYRSHYKAITDLLFGVHQDSSKPRLFTLGVDRLLVEYDVESSDVGQVVILSSKRLEQSAVPKCMTWYPPLSSEEFLVVASDQYKMKLFNSMSKTCRKTLLGPTYGSPVKKIGILPTSENNESGSRYMAYVTEDKVGLQILPLDGNPYKSQAVLCHPTGVSTFAYSHDGLFVFTAGGPDCTVLSWQISYSALEGAAALGGKELEPYYTLLEGGRNGEFYREIEDFFYYCQIHNQGLESMETRQLSPKIPLTELPSLMRALAYFPTEREVEDMLNEVKLGQYTETGEYITDINLAELIKLYINHRPAFGISAEELVTAFEVLGEPGGPTGKPVLDRDHMLELLQVRGEAMTQDELAECFTGLLGLFEVEEDENPEADLFKTDNVSQEYTLESVIPEKISIEIFTHHILGLPPSSSPSLTPKKGHKGSEPQLDDG from the exons ATGACGAGGAACGTGGTCATTTTATGCGTCGCAGCTGGAACGCATTTCAACTCTCAGGGggataaatatacatttttaattgaattgattGTAATTGATGTGTTGATTAACAGTCAAttccttttatttttagaatCCATAGACACGTCACTTTCTG GCAAAATGTCTGAAAGCGACATTGACAAACTAAGGCGAAGCAGGGAGTCTCTAGTCTACACTGCAACCAGAGAAACCCTTTTCGCACAGGAGACCACACACAGCAAAACACATGCATTG TCACTTGATTGGGTCTCTGGAGTGAATTCCTCCCTTCCCGTGTACATTCTGCAAGACCACAGTCAGCTGGTGTTCCTCTATGCCGGAGCTCACGTCGCGATCATTTACAACCACACCACCAACTCCCAGCACATACTCCAg GGTCACTGCTCCCCCATTTCATGTATGTGCGTCAGCGAAGACCGACGCTGGATCGGGACAGCGGACCAGAACAAGAAAAGCACTGTCATACTGTGGGATTCATATTCTGG CATTCCCGTGCACACTTTGTTCGACTGCCATCCCAAGGGGGGGGTCATCGCCATTGGGTTTTCAGCGGACGCCAAACAGCTGGTGACGCTCGGGAATGAGAAAGCTCAA TGTGTTTGTATCTGGGATTGGACCAACGACTGCCATGAACCGCTCTGGCTCACAGAGCTCCGGCCTGAATATGGTTATCAA aattacattatttttaacCCAAACAACAGCACTCAGTTGCTGAGCAGCAGTGAGAGCCAAGTGTTGTTTTACAGCACG GCACAAGGAACTTTGCAACATGTTCCACTAAAGATTATTAAG CTGGGCGATGCGGCCACCCTGGAACTCAACGCGTCCCTCTTCCCCAATTCCACGCCCGAGTACTGCGAAATCCACAAACTGGCAGGCGGCCCTCTGAGCCCGTCCGTTTTCCACTGGCGAGAATTCCGAATCCTCACCCCATCGAGAGCGGGCGTCATCATGGTCTGGGACCTCACGCAGGACCTGGACTCCAACCAAAGGCTGAGCCGGGACCATGTGAAGATCATCTCTCTGCAGGAGCATCCCATCACTGTGCTCGCGGTGGTAGACAA CTGCATCGTGACCGGAGACACGCGGGGCCACGTCAATTTTTACGATGAAAACATGCTGCTCCTGACCTGGTTCACCCAAATGAACCTGGACCGCATTGTCTCCATTTCCTTTTCTAAAGAGTTTGAAAGAGAGTATCTGGAAGACGGCACTTTGGATACCAAGCCAGTGCTTGGCAG GAACTTTGTGGTGTCCTCGTCGACCTCCGCGGTTGTCCACGTGAATATGGAAAGAAGCACGTGGCGGGTCCTGCTGCAAGAGAACTGCGACCCTCTCCACGCCGTGGCCTGCAATCCCAAACAGCCCACCGTGGTCATGGGCAACTGCAGCGGCATCTTAAAAGTCTGGGACTACCGGCAGAAGCGGATCGTCTGCAGGACGGTcttggagaaagaaaaagaaatccgcTGTGTCACCATTGACCCGCAAG GACGCTACCTGGCCGTCGGTTTTGCGAGCGGAGCCGTCCACTTTCTGGATGCCAACACCTTACAAAGCGACCCCAAGGAGTGTTTCGATTACCCCCCAGACAGCATCAGCCACATGAGCTTTTCGCATGACTCCAGATACCTTGCCACTGCA GATGTAGGGAAGGCAGTGACGTTATTTCGCATGCAGCAGCCTCAGTGGATCTACTTGGGCAGGTACCGCTCGCACTACAAAGCCATTACGGACCTCCTCTTTGGGGTGCACCAGGACAGCTCTAAGCCCAGACTGTTCACGCTGGGTGTGGATCGCCTGCTG GTGGAGTACGACGTGGAGAGCAGTGACGTAGggcaggtggtcatcctgagcTCCAAGCGCCTTGAGCAGAGTGCGGTACCCAAGTGCATGACCTGGTACCCGCCACTGAGCTCCGAGGAGTTTTTGGTGGTCGCCTCGGATCAATACAAGATGAAGCTTTTCAACAGCATGTCTAAGACATGCAG AAAGACCCTCCTCGGGCCGACGTACGGAAGCCCCGTTAAGAAAATTGGGATCCTACCGACGTCTGAAAATAACGAGAGCGGCTCGCGTTACATGGCGTACGTCACAGAGGACAAG GTTGGCCTGCAGATCCTGCCTCTGGACGGCAACCCTTACAAGTCCCAAGCGGTGCTCTGCCATCCCACCGGCGTGTCTACGTTCGCCTACTCCCACGAcgggttgtttgttttcactgcaGGTGGTCCTGACTGCACTGTCCTGTCGTGGCAGATAAGCTACAG TGCCCTGGAGGGAGCAGCAGCCTTGGGAGGAAAGGAGCTGGAGCCATATTACACGCTTTTAGAGGGAGGCAGGAATGGGGAATTTTACAGG gaaattgaagactttttctaTTACTGCCAAATTCATAATCAAGGCCTGGAATCCATGGAAACACGACAGCTGTCTCCCAAAATTCCGCTGACGGAATTGCCTTCCCTCATGCGGGCTTTGGCCTACTTTCCGACTGAAAGAGAG GTTGAAGACATGCTAAATGAGGTGAAGTTGGGCCAGTACACAGAAACGGGAGAGTACATCACGGACATCAACCTGGCGGAGCTGATCAAACTCTACATCAACCACCGGCCAGCTTTTGGCATCTCGGCAGAGGAGCTGGTCACCGCCTTTGAGGTCCTCGGCGAGCCTGGCGGACCCACAGGGAAGCCCGTTCTGGACAGAGACCACATGCTGGAGCTCCTGCAGGTCCGAG GGGAAGCCATGACACAGGATGAGCTGGCAGAGTGTTTCACTGGACTGTTAGGCCTATTTGAAGTGGAAGAAGATGAAAATCCTGAGGCCGACCTCTTTAAAACTGACA acgtGAGCCAAGAATACACTCTGGAGAGTGTGATCCCAGAGAAGATATCCATAGAGATATTTACACATCACATCCTGGGCCTCcctccatcatcatcaccatcactgACACCCAAGAAAGGACATAAAGGATCAGAGCCACAGCTTGATGATGGCTGA
- the cfap251 gene encoding cilia- and flagella-associated protein 251 isoform X3: protein MCVSEDRRWIGTADQNKKSTVILWDSYSGIPVHTLFDCHPKGGVIAIGFSADAKQLVTLGNEKAQCVCIWDWTNDCHEPLWLTELRPEYGYQNYIIFNPNNSTQLLSSSESQVLFYSTAQGTLQHVPLKIIKLGDAATLELNASLFPNSTPEYCEIHKLAGGPLSPSVFHWREFRILTPSRAGVIMVWDLTQDLDSNQRLSRDHVKIISLQEHPITVLAVVDNCIVTGDTRGHVNFYDENMLLLTWFTQMNLDRIVSISFSKEFEREYLEDGTLDTKPVLGRNFVVSSSTSAVVHVNMERSTWRVLLQENCDPLHAVACNPKQPTVVMGNCSGILKVWDYRQKRIVCRTVLEKEKEIRCVTIDPQGRYLAVGFASGAVHFLDANTLQSDPKECFDYPPDSISHMSFSHDSRYLATADVGKAVTLFRMQQPQWIYLGRYRSHYKAITDLLFGVHQDSSKPRLFTLGVDRLLVEYDVESSDVGQVVILSSKRLEQSAVPKCMTWYPPLSSEEFLVVASDQYKMKLFNSMSKTCRKTLLGPTYGSPVKKIGILPTSENNESGSRYMAYVTEDKVGLQILPLDGNPYKSQAVLCHPTGVSTFAYSHDGLFVFTAGGPDCTVLSWQISYSALEGAAALGGKELEPYYTLLEGGRNGEFYREIEDFFYYCQIHNQGLESMETRQLSPKIPLTELPSLMRALAYFPTEREVEDMLNEVKLGQYTETGEYITDINLAELIKLYINHRPAFGISAEELVTAFEVLGEPGGPTGKPVLDRDHMLELLQVRGEAMTQDELAECFTGLLGLFEVEEDENPEADLFKTDNVSQEYTLESVIPEKISIEIFTHHILGLPPSSSPSLTPKKGHKGSEPQLDDG from the exons ATGTGCGTCAGCGAAGACCGACGCTGGATCGGGACAGCGGACCAGAACAAGAAAAGCACTGTCATACTGTGGGATTCATATTCTGG CATTCCCGTGCACACTTTGTTCGACTGCCATCCCAAGGGGGGGGTCATCGCCATTGGGTTTTCAGCGGACGCCAAACAGCTGGTGACGCTCGGGAATGAGAAAGCTCAA TGTGTTTGTATCTGGGATTGGACCAACGACTGCCATGAACCGCTCTGGCTCACAGAGCTCCGGCCTGAATATGGTTATCAA aattacattatttttaacCCAAACAACAGCACTCAGTTGCTGAGCAGCAGTGAGAGCCAAGTGTTGTTTTACAGCACG GCACAAGGAACTTTGCAACATGTTCCACTAAAGATTATTAAG CTGGGCGATGCGGCCACCCTGGAACTCAACGCGTCCCTCTTCCCCAATTCCACGCCCGAGTACTGCGAAATCCACAAACTGGCAGGCGGCCCTCTGAGCCCGTCCGTTTTCCACTGGCGAGAATTCCGAATCCTCACCCCATCGAGAGCGGGCGTCATCATGGTCTGGGACCTCACGCAGGACCTGGACTCCAACCAAAGGCTGAGCCGGGACCATGTGAAGATCATCTCTCTGCAGGAGCATCCCATCACTGTGCTCGCGGTGGTAGACAA CTGCATCGTGACCGGAGACACGCGGGGCCACGTCAATTTTTACGATGAAAACATGCTGCTCCTGACCTGGTTCACCCAAATGAACCTGGACCGCATTGTCTCCATTTCCTTTTCTAAAGAGTTTGAAAGAGAGTATCTGGAAGACGGCACTTTGGATACCAAGCCAGTGCTTGGCAG GAACTTTGTGGTGTCCTCGTCGACCTCCGCGGTTGTCCACGTGAATATGGAAAGAAGCACGTGGCGGGTCCTGCTGCAAGAGAACTGCGACCCTCTCCACGCCGTGGCCTGCAATCCCAAACAGCCCACCGTGGTCATGGGCAACTGCAGCGGCATCTTAAAAGTCTGGGACTACCGGCAGAAGCGGATCGTCTGCAGGACGGTcttggagaaagaaaaagaaatccgcTGTGTCACCATTGACCCGCAAG GACGCTACCTGGCCGTCGGTTTTGCGAGCGGAGCCGTCCACTTTCTGGATGCCAACACCTTACAAAGCGACCCCAAGGAGTGTTTCGATTACCCCCCAGACAGCATCAGCCACATGAGCTTTTCGCATGACTCCAGATACCTTGCCACTGCA GATGTAGGGAAGGCAGTGACGTTATTTCGCATGCAGCAGCCTCAGTGGATCTACTTGGGCAGGTACCGCTCGCACTACAAAGCCATTACGGACCTCCTCTTTGGGGTGCACCAGGACAGCTCTAAGCCCAGACTGTTCACGCTGGGTGTGGATCGCCTGCTG GTGGAGTACGACGTGGAGAGCAGTGACGTAGggcaggtggtcatcctgagcTCCAAGCGCCTTGAGCAGAGTGCGGTACCCAAGTGCATGACCTGGTACCCGCCACTGAGCTCCGAGGAGTTTTTGGTGGTCGCCTCGGATCAATACAAGATGAAGCTTTTCAACAGCATGTCTAAGACATGCAG AAAGACCCTCCTCGGGCCGACGTACGGAAGCCCCGTTAAGAAAATTGGGATCCTACCGACGTCTGAAAATAACGAGAGCGGCTCGCGTTACATGGCGTACGTCACAGAGGACAAG GTTGGCCTGCAGATCCTGCCTCTGGACGGCAACCCTTACAAGTCCCAAGCGGTGCTCTGCCATCCCACCGGCGTGTCTACGTTCGCCTACTCCCACGAcgggttgtttgttttcactgcaGGTGGTCCTGACTGCACTGTCCTGTCGTGGCAGATAAGCTACAG TGCCCTGGAGGGAGCAGCAGCCTTGGGAGGAAAGGAGCTGGAGCCATATTACACGCTTTTAGAGGGAGGCAGGAATGGGGAATTTTACAGG gaaattgaagactttttctaTTACTGCCAAATTCATAATCAAGGCCTGGAATCCATGGAAACACGACAGCTGTCTCCCAAAATTCCGCTGACGGAATTGCCTTCCCTCATGCGGGCTTTGGCCTACTTTCCGACTGAAAGAGAG GTTGAAGACATGCTAAATGAGGTGAAGTTGGGCCAGTACACAGAAACGGGAGAGTACATCACGGACATCAACCTGGCGGAGCTGATCAAACTCTACATCAACCACCGGCCAGCTTTTGGCATCTCGGCAGAGGAGCTGGTCACCGCCTTTGAGGTCCTCGGCGAGCCTGGCGGACCCACAGGGAAGCCCGTTCTGGACAGAGACCACATGCTGGAGCTCCTGCAGGTCCGAG GGGAAGCCATGACACAGGATGAGCTGGCAGAGTGTTTCACTGGACTGTTAGGCCTATTTGAAGTGGAAGAAGATGAAAATCCTGAGGCCGACCTCTTTAAAACTGACA acgtGAGCCAAGAATACACTCTGGAGAGTGTGATCCCAGAGAAGATATCCATAGAGATATTTACACATCACATCCTGGGCCTCcctccatcatcatcaccatcactgACACCCAAGAAAGGACATAAAGGATCAGAGCCACAGCTTGATGATGGCTGA
- the cfap251 gene encoding cilia- and flagella-associated protein 251 isoform X2: MTRNVVILCVAAGTHFNSQGDKYTFLIELIVIDVLINSQFLLFLESIDTSLSGKMSESDIDKLRRSRESLVYTATRETLFAQETTHSKTHALSLDWVSGVNSSLPVYILQDHSQLVFLYAGAHVAIIYNHTTNSQHILQGHCSPISCMCVSEDRRWIGTADQNKKSTVILWDSYSGIPVHTLFDCHPKGGVIAIGFSADAKQLVTLGNEKAQCVCIWDWTNDCHEPLWLTELRPEYGYQLGDAATLELNASLFPNSTPEYCEIHKLAGGPLSPSVFHWREFRILTPSRAGVIMVWDLTQDLDSNQRLSRDHVKIISLQEHPITVLAVVDNCIVTGDTRGHVNFYDENMLLLTWFTQMNLDRIVSISFSKEFEREYLEDGTLDTKPVLGRNFVVSSSTSAVVHVNMERSTWRVLLQENCDPLHAVACNPKQPTVVMGNCSGILKVWDYRQKRIVCRTVLEKEKEIRCVTIDPQGRYLAVGFASGAVHFLDANTLQSDPKECFDYPPDSISHMSFSHDSRYLATADVGKAVTLFRMQQPQWIYLGRYRSHYKAITDLLFGVHQDSSKPRLFTLGVDRLLVEYDVESSDVGQVVILSSKRLEQSAVPKCMTWYPPLSSEEFLVVASDQYKMKLFNSMSKTCRKTLLGPTYGSPVKKIGILPTSENNESGSRYMAYVTEDKVGLQILPLDGNPYKSQAVLCHPTGVSTFAYSHDGLFVFTAGGPDCTVLSWQISYSALEGAAALGGKELEPYYTLLEGGRNGEFYREIEDFFYYCQIHNQGLESMETRQLSPKIPLTELPSLMRALAYFPTEREVEDMLNEVKLGQYTETGEYITDINLAELIKLYINHRPAFGISAEELVTAFEVLGEPGGPTGKPVLDRDHMLELLQVRGEAMTQDELAECFTGLLGLFEVEEDENPEADLFKTDNVSQEYTLESVIPEKISIEIFTHHILGLPPSSSPSLTPKKGHKGSEPQLDDG; encoded by the exons ATGACGAGGAACGTGGTCATTTTATGCGTCGCAGCTGGAACGCATTTCAACTCTCAGGGggataaatatacatttttaattgaattgattGTAATTGATGTGTTGATTAACAGTCAAttccttttatttttagaatCCATAGACACGTCACTTTCTG GCAAAATGTCTGAAAGCGACATTGACAAACTAAGGCGAAGCAGGGAGTCTCTAGTCTACACTGCAACCAGAGAAACCCTTTTCGCACAGGAGACCACACACAGCAAAACACATGCATTG TCACTTGATTGGGTCTCTGGAGTGAATTCCTCCCTTCCCGTGTACATTCTGCAAGACCACAGTCAGCTGGTGTTCCTCTATGCCGGAGCTCACGTCGCGATCATTTACAACCACACCACCAACTCCCAGCACATACTCCAg GGTCACTGCTCCCCCATTTCATGTATGTGCGTCAGCGAAGACCGACGCTGGATCGGGACAGCGGACCAGAACAAGAAAAGCACTGTCATACTGTGGGATTCATATTCTGG CATTCCCGTGCACACTTTGTTCGACTGCCATCCCAAGGGGGGGGTCATCGCCATTGGGTTTTCAGCGGACGCCAAACAGCTGGTGACGCTCGGGAATGAGAAAGCTCAA TGTGTTTGTATCTGGGATTGGACCAACGACTGCCATGAACCGCTCTGGCTCACAGAGCTCCGGCCTGAATATGGTTATCAA CTGGGCGATGCGGCCACCCTGGAACTCAACGCGTCCCTCTTCCCCAATTCCACGCCCGAGTACTGCGAAATCCACAAACTGGCAGGCGGCCCTCTGAGCCCGTCCGTTTTCCACTGGCGAGAATTCCGAATCCTCACCCCATCGAGAGCGGGCGTCATCATGGTCTGGGACCTCACGCAGGACCTGGACTCCAACCAAAGGCTGAGCCGGGACCATGTGAAGATCATCTCTCTGCAGGAGCATCCCATCACTGTGCTCGCGGTGGTAGACAA CTGCATCGTGACCGGAGACACGCGGGGCCACGTCAATTTTTACGATGAAAACATGCTGCTCCTGACCTGGTTCACCCAAATGAACCTGGACCGCATTGTCTCCATTTCCTTTTCTAAAGAGTTTGAAAGAGAGTATCTGGAAGACGGCACTTTGGATACCAAGCCAGTGCTTGGCAG GAACTTTGTGGTGTCCTCGTCGACCTCCGCGGTTGTCCACGTGAATATGGAAAGAAGCACGTGGCGGGTCCTGCTGCAAGAGAACTGCGACCCTCTCCACGCCGTGGCCTGCAATCCCAAACAGCCCACCGTGGTCATGGGCAACTGCAGCGGCATCTTAAAAGTCTGGGACTACCGGCAGAAGCGGATCGTCTGCAGGACGGTcttggagaaagaaaaagaaatccgcTGTGTCACCATTGACCCGCAAG GACGCTACCTGGCCGTCGGTTTTGCGAGCGGAGCCGTCCACTTTCTGGATGCCAACACCTTACAAAGCGACCCCAAGGAGTGTTTCGATTACCCCCCAGACAGCATCAGCCACATGAGCTTTTCGCATGACTCCAGATACCTTGCCACTGCA GATGTAGGGAAGGCAGTGACGTTATTTCGCATGCAGCAGCCTCAGTGGATCTACTTGGGCAGGTACCGCTCGCACTACAAAGCCATTACGGACCTCCTCTTTGGGGTGCACCAGGACAGCTCTAAGCCCAGACTGTTCACGCTGGGTGTGGATCGCCTGCTG GTGGAGTACGACGTGGAGAGCAGTGACGTAGggcaggtggtcatcctgagcTCCAAGCGCCTTGAGCAGAGTGCGGTACCCAAGTGCATGACCTGGTACCCGCCACTGAGCTCCGAGGAGTTTTTGGTGGTCGCCTCGGATCAATACAAGATGAAGCTTTTCAACAGCATGTCTAAGACATGCAG AAAGACCCTCCTCGGGCCGACGTACGGAAGCCCCGTTAAGAAAATTGGGATCCTACCGACGTCTGAAAATAACGAGAGCGGCTCGCGTTACATGGCGTACGTCACAGAGGACAAG GTTGGCCTGCAGATCCTGCCTCTGGACGGCAACCCTTACAAGTCCCAAGCGGTGCTCTGCCATCCCACCGGCGTGTCTACGTTCGCCTACTCCCACGAcgggttgtttgttttcactgcaGGTGGTCCTGACTGCACTGTCCTGTCGTGGCAGATAAGCTACAG TGCCCTGGAGGGAGCAGCAGCCTTGGGAGGAAAGGAGCTGGAGCCATATTACACGCTTTTAGAGGGAGGCAGGAATGGGGAATTTTACAGG gaaattgaagactttttctaTTACTGCCAAATTCATAATCAAGGCCTGGAATCCATGGAAACACGACAGCTGTCTCCCAAAATTCCGCTGACGGAATTGCCTTCCCTCATGCGGGCTTTGGCCTACTTTCCGACTGAAAGAGAG GTTGAAGACATGCTAAATGAGGTGAAGTTGGGCCAGTACACAGAAACGGGAGAGTACATCACGGACATCAACCTGGCGGAGCTGATCAAACTCTACATCAACCACCGGCCAGCTTTTGGCATCTCGGCAGAGGAGCTGGTCACCGCCTTTGAGGTCCTCGGCGAGCCTGGCGGACCCACAGGGAAGCCCGTTCTGGACAGAGACCACATGCTGGAGCTCCTGCAGGTCCGAG GGGAAGCCATGACACAGGATGAGCTGGCAGAGTGTTTCACTGGACTGTTAGGCCTATTTGAAGTGGAAGAAGATGAAAATCCTGAGGCCGACCTCTTTAAAACTGACA acgtGAGCCAAGAATACACTCTGGAGAGTGTGATCCCAGAGAAGATATCCATAGAGATATTTACACATCACATCCTGGGCCTCcctccatcatcatcaccatcactgACACCCAAGAAAGGACATAAAGGATCAGAGCCACAGCTTGATGATGGCTGA